TTTTGTGaatatggatttttttttttttttttttggtgtagCCCATTTTAGAGGCGCGTGCAACAGTAGTTTGGCTTGACAAGAATTATCGTCCGGTTCGTATTCCACCAGATGTGAGATCCAAAATTGTGCAATTTATTAGACATGATGCGCCGAATTGATGTATCATATCAAAAAGGTTTGACAAACATTTTTGAGGTATTAGATATTATTTTTGATAAGGTGTAAGATTGTTATATTCAAATCATGGTTATTTGTTCTTGAAAGGTTCCCATGATGGTTAGAAATTCTGTTGGAACTTCTGTTAGCATCCTTACGTCTTATGTAGCCTAATGAATTCTATGGTACGTTCACGATGTGGGATAAACCTGCCAAACTAATCATTGGTTTGGTTTCGCGGGTGATTTTGTCGGTATGTTTGGGCCCTTGCTACaagcttggtttaaaaaagcaaGCTTGAAGCATGAAGCGCTGAGGCGTTAGGAAaagtacttttttttttttttttgccttgaAGCATTATTTTACATGAAGCATTTCGAGGCAACGCATTAAACCTAAAGCGCTAGGTGTGTGAAGTTACGCATTAGACCTAATCAGGTCAGATTTGGGTTTTATTTGGGTCCAATATTCTAAATCAGCTCCAACTaggattacgacccgccgcaatgcggcggggattctttatttataactaagtcgatctacgacccacacgttatgttaaacctgtcaaacggggtaAAAATAGatgatgtaaaaacgttcacccacacacgcacgttgcgtcgtgttaactcgcaaaatttagaacgaaacgtaaaaacgttaagccaaAGACGCACGCTGTGAtgtgttaaaagtaaaatttagaaccaagcatagagCGCAAAATTTGTgtaaaatgaaaactataaaggaccaaagttgaaagtaaaaaaagttatgaggatagattgtaaaagataaaaagttttgggttaaaagtaaaaaacaaatagtttttggttaaaagtaatttatgaaatacttttggatgaaaagtaaaaaaatcaattttttttggaaaacccccaaagccaacgttacgacaactatatgcataacaattttttctttgaaaaatccccaaagcacactccgcgttgcggcgggacgtaaaacggtgtcaaatagtactaatgtcacacaaccgtcatcgacaaccaacactgactcgacctataATATGCgtattgcgacgaacctgtcaaacatggaaaaatagaggtaaaaacgttgaaccacacatgcacgttgcgtcgtaatAATTCGAAAATTtcagaactatacgtaaaacgaaaatttgcgaaagatgaaaagtataagtgacaaaagttgtgaagttaaattgcaaataatgaaaagtttggggttaaagttaaaaaaacaaattatgagggttaaaattggaaaatgtacaaacctttgggttaaaactaaaaaatcaagggttttttttttttttgaaaaacacccaaagcacaacttacaagtccttatgcacaaaaagtttgctaatttatataggttttaataGGATTTCATAAGGCCCGAACAACTTTTAATCACATCAGATTTGGGTTCCTTACCCTAAAAAAAAGAACGTTGTGACCTCTTCTGTTATGCCGCCTCCTCACTCTTCTGCATAGATTATTAATTAAAGacttttttgtttatgttttaagtGAGTTTCGACTTCAATGTATGTTTTAACTATGTTATTATGTGTTTAAATATGTTTTATAATCATGTTTTTGTGTTAATTAACAAGTAGAATATGTTGTATTGATGTTTacaaatattttttatattttgagCGTCTCGTATACGTGAAGCTCTCACCTCGCTTAAAGCAtttggaaccaaaacgcttcggagTGCCAAAACGCTAATATCAATACTACGTTATAATGTTTACACGGTCCTAGATGTTATCTTCTTGAGTAAATTTATTTTTCATACTTAAAGTTGTTTTTACTCGAAACATAATACATGTTAGTTGAATTGAAATATGTTTTGGGTCAACCTTATGTACTTATCCAGTTATCCGTATGCGAAGTTACATGTCTCAAGGCCCAATAAGCCCAAATAGTAAAATCAAAATGATAgaaaactaaaaattaaaaaagcaCGATCACATACACCTGAATACATAATTCATTAATATCGCTACATATCAAATTGATGACAAAGCAGTTAAAAATATACCGATTCGGAATCAGATCTGGAACAATCGCTTAAACCTTTTACGAATGAAAATGACGATGAAATCTTTCAACCGATCTCTTTAAATCGGCTTCTAATCGATTCGCCGGTGAACGTACGGCGGTTGTGGTGGGGGGGAAGTAAATCGGAAGGGGTGGTAATGAGATGTCATTAGAAGTGGCGGTGGGTTTTTGGATCCGTGGCAAGTGTGTTCGTAGACAACACGTGGCTTTCAAAAAGATGGCCACCACTTAGGGTGGAAAAAAAGATATATTAAAGGCTCGAACTTGGGCCACTCTCATAAAAAAGCAGACAACAAACCAGTTTACCAAGTCTCAAAAAATTACAACGGCGGAGAAAGGAAGAGAAACGGAGTTACCATTCACAAGCTTTCTTTTTTAACATATACTAGTTTTTGAGGACCCGAACGTTGCTGCGGATCCATAATAGCATACGTATTTTATGTAAAGCACATGGACCATCCGAATATAACACGTAAAAAGTTAATTGCCTATAGTTATAAAATTAGTATGCATAAAATGTGAGAGTATATCAAAAAAAGAAGTAACACTTAGAACTATGTGTATTTGTAGATAAAGTTGcgtaagtattttttttttaaattattaaaaacGAAAACAAAGAAAAGTTTCTAAAACTTTAAAATAACTATTAATACTTTTATAACGTTATGTAATAATTAATAACAAAATACAAATAAACAAATAACATGCATGAAATATTTAGTATATAGCCCCTCTGAAACCAACAAATATATTCTATATATTTTAATACTCAGTCTTTTAGGGGTTTGTGTTTGATGGCCCAAATATGCTTCACCAACTTGTAAACTAACACTACTTGTGCATTATTAAGTTGTAAAAAAATGAACACTAAAACTAACTCACAaagcaaatttataaattaatATAGAGGAAATATAGAATTGTGGTTACTGTTTGGTAACTTTGGTTCAGTTCAGTTCAATTTTAATTTCTAAACATTTTGGTTATGGTTATAGAGATATTAAAAAAGTTATCAACAGTTAGTTAGCAATTTGACTTGATATCAGTCTAAACGTAACACCCTAACTTTTATATTATTTTCAACTTGAACTAGAATGTTAAAAATATCTATTTATTTGTGTTGGTGATGAAAAAATTATACATCAATCAAAATTTGTGTTGGAAATAGGGATTATTTGGTATGAAACAAACAAATTCATGATACAAACAATGAATTGATAGGCTTCTAAATTTTGTTTGGTCCCTAATAATATAAACATTTTTGGtacacatattttttttattaaaagctttTAGTCATTAAAAAGGAATCTTGAGTTGCAACAAATTAGGACAAAGTAGAAAGCAAAGAATTTGATACAAGATTATAGGTTAGGTACCAATTATTATTGAACAACAAGGTTGGTATTTggatttaaccataaaaatatcaacaaaaatgttaAAATTAATCACAATGTATATCCATTCATTGTATATATCAATTAAAATATTTTGTTACAACTATGTTAACTTTTTACAAACGACAAATTGTGTTGTAGTGTTGGTAATTATAAAACGTGGATGCTCTTAATATTTGTGTACATAACTAAACACATGTTTAATTAAACTCTACATAATGAAAATATGAAACATCATTTTCCAATTGATGTGACAATAGATATTTGTGCATTCCCTTCAACTATCATAGAAAAAAACAAATTAGAACTTGAAACTATTAAAAATTGATAACATTGACACCACGAAATATTTACAAATTGGATGATCAACATACACCGACTCCTTATCGATATATTGTAGAAACATTTATAGAAATTAGAAGTATTTAATAAACTGATGCAAGATTTGTTATCGATGATCCTTTTTTTGTATGATCGTATGACATATGTGTAGGTGTTGACTTTGACCAGTTGGGAATTGGGATAAATCTTTTACAGGTAAAATGAAAATGCTAGACTCATAACAATGATTAGTCACATATAAAGTCAGTATAACCGATACACTCTTAAGTCCTTTTCAGTCCCCAAACACCCACAAACAAGTTCGGTCACATGACACATGAGTAATACATCCATCCTTTCAAAAACATAAATTTTCCAAGCAATTCCTTTACAAATATTTATTATAATAATCCAGTTACACCTATAAgagttaatttatttatttatttattataactaGAACATCCTTTAAACTTAATATATATTAAAGATAAAGAGAATTAATTATCTATAagaattaatttattttatataaatttgATTTTTTATAGCAAATCATTTGTTgatgaaaatatatataacaaGTGTTAATGATTTGGAGATAAAATGATTTTCCGTTGGAAagactgatttttttttttttttgaaagaggTGAAAATTTAATTTGCAGCTAATGTGACATGTTTGTGAGTGATTAAAATATCTAGTGTTACGATACCTCTAATTTCTTCTCCTTGCTAATTTTTGCAACATCTACTTCTCTCCTCCGTCCCGgtttattgaaaaaaaaattcttaACAACCCGGCCCTCACCTCCGTGTGACGTCCGCATGGATGCACCCAGCCAACCCATCCGCTAAAAATGACCCAAAGAGGTAGTTGCACAATATGACATTCATGGGTTTCGCCTCCTTCACCGCCACATAGTTGCTATATTTCTACTTCTACTTCTAATTACACCAAACTAATTCTAATCTATCCCATGTCAGAAATTAAACCGCGGTATTTTCACTAAGAAGCAAAAGCCTCTACTACCTAGCTAAAGCTGGAATGGTGGGGTGTCTTTTGGAGTTTTGGATCACAATTTTTTTAAATGAATTTCTTTCGAAATGATGTTATATTGTTTCTTTTGAAAGTTTTAATGGGCCCAACGCAACCTCTAATCAATTAGGCTCATTACCCATTAGGACATGTCCTTTAGGGTCCATTTTCCATGATTGGATTTGATACTTTTCTAAATGGGCCAACAAAGAATCATAAGCCGAACAGATAAGCTCatatcacaaacaaacaaacataacacAAAGGATGACATGTCACTCTCAGCAGGTTACAACACATAAAGAAAGATGTCACACCCCTTGCAAAAGTGAGATCAGATGGAGCACAAAATACAAATACAACCGCTTGCCCACGTAAATAAAAACCTTAATATTAAAAACATTAACTTTTGGTCTTCACAAGATCTTAAGAAACTGTTGTGTTTGTGAAGATGGCAGAAGAGGAGGTTGAAGTTGCAGCCAGCATGAAGAAGAATAAGGTGATGGTGGCCATTGATGATAGTGAGTACAGTCAGCATGCTCTTAATTGGGCCCTTAACACTCTTAGATCTACCCTGGTAGATTCAGAAGTTGTTATCTATACGGCCCGATCACCCGTTGATATCGGCTATTTGTATGCATCTTCATGGGGAAGTAAATCTctttgttttatatttttctaatttttctagTTGCGTATCTGAGAATTCACGAGCTCGTGCAAGTAGAAAAAAATGGGTTTCTAGAATAAACTTGTATAAAAAAATGTCAATAATAGGACGATTAATGTGATATTTTATTGGGTTTAATACATTATTGAGTTTGGTTGGGTAATTGGTTAAGTGACAAATGGGTTTAATTGTTTAAATGGGCCAAAACTAAATGCGGTGATTAATGGATTTAAAAACATATTAGGTTTTGAATTTAAATATAGGgaaaaattacacttttcgtcctttatggtTGTAACGggttgcaatggatagcctttaactttaataattacagtcaccatcctttatttggaaaaggCATTACACATTTCGTCCTTTGacactaaccaggttaaaattttAAATTGTATCTATCCACTTaagggtattattgtcatttcatgctttaaaatgtttattaataaataaaaccaaaaatattacaaaaataataaaaatgtcaAAAGCATGGATTAGAAAACAAAACATGGTTTTGACTCTGATCGATCCTTTCCACGTCTCTCTGTCTTTCTATTCTAGCACAAAACCCATCAAAATGAAGGTTAGATTCATGGTTTAGTTCTTTGAATCAAACTGTGATGAGCAGCATACAGTTGAATCGCAACATTGCAAGTTCCCCTTCTTACAACTCTTCAAGAagcaaaaaaaatgtaacaaaagGAGTACAATCCTACCTTACAGGGATCTTGTTTTTTATTTTTCGTTTCGTTCTTTTATAACAGTTTGGATCATAGATTTGTGTTGTTGTTTTGTATACACTCTGAATACCGATTTTGACACATCGTCACCGGAATACTACCGATGGGGAAGAGATCTGCCGCGTATGGTGATTTGCACAGTGGTTTTGAAGGGACCCCTGTTTACAAAATCGTCCCCGTCTGATTTCCTGAGAGAACCAACACCGCTCAACAATCGCCAAAACAGCCATCGCCATGAGCTTCACCGTCACCCAAGGTCTCGATCGGAACGGTTCACGCGCCGGATTAGTTAGCCGTCGTTCAAACAGATTCTGAGACTGTGGTGTGGCGATTTGGATGGATGGAGGTGGCGGTGTGGCGGATCTGGATGGAGGCACTGTAAAGGCGTGGTGGATCTATATGGAGGAGGCGGTGATGTGGTGGATCTGGTGGTGGTTGTCAcactggtggtgggtgttggtttgagagagagaaagatggGAGTGACAGAGATTTGAGACAGAGAGGTTGATGATGAGATTAGGattgtttatttttgttaaatATTTTTTAAGTATAATAGTAAAATTACTAACCTACCCTttatgtgcaaggcacatgttatatttaactgaaaaaattaacttagttagtattaaaggacgtagggtgttatgagttttacaaaaaaaggactgtgactgtaattattgaagttaaaggctattcGTTGCAATCtggtataaacataaaggacgaaaagtgtaatttaccctaaatatagggtttTGTTTAAAGCTATATATAAGATAGATAAAAGGATCAAATACATAGGACTTTAATTCTAAGAATGGTAAGAAGGATTatatgtgaacacaaccaaaaatactttaaaaaaaactaaaacacacacaaatatttttttttttcaatattctTTTAAAGTAAACCTacttttaggtttttgggggtgaggttaggttttttttaggtttttggggtttttttttttttgtgagatatagtttttttttttttttttttttttgggaggggGGTTGGTGGGgttggtttaggtttttgggttttTGCATGTGCGTGTAATAAATCGGATAACAAAAAATTTGTCAagggtattataaaaatacaaaaTCAACCTTGTTTTCGCTATGAAGTATATTGCCTTGCTTAAACCTGACATAATAGATACTTGTTTCATGGCCTAGTGTTGGTGAAGTTTACTTGTCACAAACCTAACACAAAATTCATTAATTTGTTTTTAGTCTAAATGAGTTCAAGTCAGTTTTGCATTGAACCTGTGAACACAATTAGCCAAACAAGTCGTGTGTTCGAGTTGACTAACATGTTCATGAGTCGACCCTTATAACTGGTTGATTTTCAAGGTTAAAAGATGTGTTATTGGGTACTTCTTATGTCAAAAAAAATGAGCATCTACTTTATACTTTAAACTCAATTGTTTGTTTTATACACACTTGAATTTTTTGCTCTAAATTCGTGATTTTAGATTATTATTAATatgtaaaatgataaaataaaattttgggtTAAACAAGTTGTCTTCATTTCAACCCAAGAAAACTTATGTCATGTTCAGATTCACGCGTCCGAGACTATATATACCTACATATGTGTGTATTGTTAACATGTAATACTCTTTAAgagggttaagttattctacacAGACTCCGAATTGTAAGAAGtgagagtgacaagtgtccaataacctaaaaccgaaacccactacaccaccatccaaaacctaaacacccacccccaccccaccccaccccaccccaccacctaaacccccccccccccacacacacacacacacacacattagtATATTGTTTTATAAACCTATGTTATTTAtaggtggtggtgggtgtttagttttttattttattttgtgtaGTGAGTTTTTTTTAGAAGCCTTTGTACCCTTCTTACAATAAagagcctttgtatttgatcctaatgcCTCTTTAAGAATGAAATGGTTTTGATTTCTATTGCATTGTTTTTGGTAACTGCAGCAGCTGAGCTTATAAAACAGCTTAAAGAAAGTGAGAAAAAGGCAGCTCTTGATTTGCTGAACAAAGCTAAAGCTACCTGCGCCGATTACGGGGTTACAACTTCCATTCCACTCATAGGTTTTTGTCAAAATTACTCTTTACAAATACAGTAATTTAGATTTTGTTACTTGCAGATCACAGCAGAAGGAATGACAGAAATAGGAGACCCAAAAGTGGCTATATGCGATGCAGCAGCCGAACTAAACATCCAGTTGCTTGTGATCGGCAGTCATGGCCGAGGGGCTGTTACTAGGTTAGTTAGCCTGTGTTTTATAACTAGTATTTTGACCCGCCGCACGTTGCGGCGGTGTCAAAACTTATTGATAGGCAAACGGTTCGGTAACGGCTATGAAATTAAAACTCTAAATAAAACGGATAGATCTAACGGTCTCTTGTGATACAGACACACCACACAAGAAATCGATTAGGACAAACTAAACGAGAATCAAGATACAGATACACCACTTGATTCTAATCTAGGCTCCAAGAACACCATCCAAGTTGCCAAACTTGAACTAGCATGGAAGTAATTAATCAACTCATAATCCAATGAGAAAATTAACCAAAGAAACTTTTTCATAAACTCACTGATCTTCATTCGTAAATTAAAATGAATTATATAAAGGAATTCCTAAAACTAATAACTACCCACTAACTCCACTAatctaaatatataaaaataaaaataaaacacatgtTGGAAAATAAAAAACTGCACAAAACATGGACTCATGcaaataaaaaaacacaaaaatataacttaaaaatattaaatgaaaacgtgacttaAGGGGCTATCACTTATAGTAACTCGAACTTATACCATCAAGTATTTGACTTGACTCGTTTTCAAACAAAAATTACGTcaaacgtagaccaactgaaaacgcacataaaaataagcatgaagaCGTATTATATATGACCTGACTCATTGCCGAGAAAATTTACGTCACAACATAAACCAACTTGGATTTATAACAAAACGTacttaaaaataagcacgtaagaaaatagtgtttttttacGATAAAGAATGGTACCACGCATTGTAGCAGAGttgaaacgtaaagtaactcgaattttTACCGGCtagtgaaaacgtattatatttaaccTGGCTCGTTTCCAAACAATACGTAGACCAACCAGAAACGTGCATAAATATAAGCACGGAAACTTATTATATTTGACCAAggtacataaaataagcacgtaaaAGTCAAGGGGGGTCAAAATAACATTTTACAAAGTTTCTAGAAAGTTGAGGGGATGTAAGTGGCAATGCGAAAAGTTGAAGGTTGAATACACAAAAGGAATAAAAAACATTGGatggcatttttgtaaatttagcaaagaaaaacaataaaataatagAGATTGTGTCTTAAGaggtgtttggcttagctttttaaaacaacttattgacttattggctttttgaaaaagtCAATAGCCAATAAGTCAAAATAATGTTTGGATAAGTGAAAAggactttttgaaacaactttttGTATAAggcggaaaaatcattttgaaaaGCTAGGAAAACTTGACTTTTTTAAACTccatttaacttttcattaaaTATTACCTTGTTCCACCTCATAAGCTTATCCAAACGTTTttttaaaacaacttattgactttttcCCACCTAATAAGCTCATcaaaacacttttttaaaaactcattttGGATAAGTTATAAGTCAGTAAATCTTTTTGCCAAAAAGTCTCTTTTAAGTTAAATAAGCCAACAAACACCCCCCTCTTTtgttatattaataataataataataataatagcttTTGTGTTTGCATTTAGACCTGGCAAACAGGTTGGGTCGGGTCAGGTCGGGTCGGGTcacgggtcaaaacgggtcaattaaaaaagAGTTGTTTTGGTTCAGGTCAAAACGGGTTTGGGTTGAAATGGGTTCGGATCGgaatgggttcgggtcagaacatgtttcgggtcagaacgggtttcgggtcgggtcaaatTTTAGATGACTTCAGATGCGATTTCCACGATTTTAGATGCAATCGAGAACAGAGATGATTTCAGGCTTCACTCTTCAGATGCAATTCAAGGACCCGTTCAATTTCTCCTTCAACCCAGTTTCACCCGTTTATTTTTTTCTCTTGACCCGCACTGACCCCTTCTTGACCCATCAAAATTAAACACTAAACCCAAAACAACCCAGGAAGTTGTTATTATGACCCATTAGGACCCAAAATGAGATTAATGGGTTAGTTTCGCCAGGCCCATTTGCATTTATATTAACTTGTAAACAATTTGTTGATTATAATCGGCAGGGCTTTCTTGGGGAGTGTCAGCAATTACTGTGTCAATTATGCCAAGTGCCCTGTTCTTGTCGTCAAGAAAGCAGAATAAATCTGTGACTCAGTTTGCGTGTGTTCTGATTCGGTTCCGATAtgttcataaataaataaataaaaaatatgaaGTTAGTGAAAATAATAATGTTCGTGGATATTTGAAGTCTATATCTATAACAAGCATCGTAGTATCTGTTATGGTCATGGATTGATCTTTTTTTTCTTAATTCATACCAACTGGCTGGAAATGGTAGGTGGCCCGAGAGGTAGCCGGACATGATAACCGGAGTTTGGAGGGGGTGGCACGGTAATTATATCATAATGTTTCATATTAAGAACGATCGCTGAAATTTTGACATGTCACATGACCGATTGATCTATATTCGTTGGTTAAAACAATTTATAGTTACCAACGTTACGAGTTTATAGTAACTAAGTGAAAAAAGGGCGCTATATAAATGTAAGACAGAAAAGCAAAGAGGCGGCATAAAATTTTGTGTTTCCCTTATTGTAGTTTTGTGGTCGAGAATTGTTACAAGTGTTTCATCGTATGATCAAGGTTATTCGTATTACGCGGACTTCATATTTGTATGTAATAGACAAGAAGAGTTtttcagaaaaaacaaacagcaccttaatgTAATCTATCTTCTCATTTCTTGTATAGGTTTCTCATCATTATAAAAAGTTCCTTTTCTCCGTAATTTATATAATCAACTAGAAAAGGAACCCGCCGCGTTGCGGTCAGGGCCACATATATTATCCGCCAAATGAGTCGATCGTAAAAAACCAAAAGAAATCGAAGCCAGTTAAGTTTGTTTATATCCGTCAAAGGAAATTAACAGATTATAAATATCGTTTGTTTAAATATTGTTATCGGTCATCAAAGAACCATTAGCACGTTTTCAGTTATAGTTAGTATAACGAAATCACACATCGCATTTAAGAACAGATTCTCACCATTGAAGTTGTTGTATATTAATGGATCCTTTTTTTGCATCAAGTAAGATTAGATTATGATAAattataaactatatttatttgcTTGATTAGATACCAGGTAACGTGTTTAGGATGCATAACTCACATATTTGAAATTTTGATTAGGAATTCTCACCATTGAAGTTGTTGTATATTAACGGATCCTTTTTTTGCATCAAGTAAGATTAGATTATGATAAattataaactatatttatttgcTTGATTAGATACCAGGTAACGTGTTTAGGATGCATAACTCACATATTTGAAATTTTGATTAGGAATAAGCACCACATTTTCCAGGGTTGAACAAAACTAATTATAACTATGTTAACTTTTTACTAACGACAAATTGTGTTGTAGTGTTGGTAATTATAAAACGTTGATGCTCTTAACATTTGTGTACATAACAAAACACATGTTTAATTAAGGGTCCTAATATTAACACATGACaaaaacttatttacacatggtgtatacgggccgtatacaccatgtgtaaataatttgcctggtcgtatacaatgtatacgaacgatgtatacgggccgtataaccgtatacggcccgtatgaaacgaaaattagattttacccaaagtatttaagggatttaaggtgtcaatcacacGAGAAATTTTACAGTCGTTAGATGGTAAaatctttctaaaagtagaaaaaaataaaacattaacatgtaacaaagattgaagaacaaaaaaacgtgtcgtatgactgtaataaaaaggaagggtgaggcatttgatgagagttgtaaggagaagcattttaatcacttgtt
This is a stretch of genomic DNA from Helianthus annuus cultivar XRQ/B chromosome 16, HanXRQr2.0-SUNRISE, whole genome shotgun sequence. It encodes these proteins:
- the LOC110915132 gene encoding universal stress protein A-like protein isoform X2, with the protein product MAEEEVEVAASMKKNKVMVAIDDSEYSQHALNWALNTLRSTLVDSEVVIYTARSPVDIGYLYASSWGTAELIKQLKESEKKAALDLLNKAKATCADYGITAEGMTEIGDPKVAICDAAAELNIQLLVIGSHGRGAVTRWPER
- the LOC110915132 gene encoding universal stress protein A-like protein isoform X3; amino-acid sequence: MAEEEVEVAASMKKNKVMVAIDDTAELIKQLKESEKKAALDLLNKAKATCADYGITAEGMTEIGDPKVAICDAAAELNIQLLVIGSHGRGAVTRAFLGSVSNYCVNYAKCPVLVVKKAE
- the LOC110915132 gene encoding universal stress protein YxiE isoform X1, producing MAEEEVEVAASMKKNKVMVAIDDSEYSQHALNWALNTLRSTLVDSEVVIYTARSPVDIGYLYASSWGTAELIKQLKESEKKAALDLLNKAKATCADYGITAEGMTEIGDPKVAICDAAAELNIQLLVIGSHGRGAVTRAFLGSVSNYCVNYAKCPVLVVKKAE